The [Clostridium] celerecrescens 18A genomic sequence ACTTTGTCCCGGAGATAGCTCTGATCCTGGGGTCTGGCCTTGGGGAATATGCAGAGGAGATAAAGGTAGAGACCTCCATTGATTATAAAGACATTGAAGGATTTCCGGTATCAACGGTGGCAGGCCATAAAGGAAGGTTTGTATTCGGATATGTAAATGATGTTCCGGTGGTAATCATGCAGGGACGGGTTCATTTCTACGAGGGGTATCCAATGACGGACGTGGTGCTTCCGGCCAGGCTTATGGGCCTTTTAGGAGCAAAGGTCCTGTTTTTAACCAATGCTTGCGGTGGTGTTAACAAAGAGTTTAAGGCGGGTGATTTCATGCTCATAAGGGATCATATTGCGAGCTTTGTTCCGTCTCCGTTAATTGGGGCAAATTTAGAAGAGCTGGGACCCAGATTCCCGGATATGAGTGATGTTTACAGCAGAGAACTTCAGCAGACCATCAGAGAGGCTGCAGGAGAAGAAGAA encodes the following:
- a CDS encoding purine-nucleoside phosphorylase; translated protein: MNEVYAKLKNCLESVREKTDFVPEIALILGSGLGEYAEEIKVETSIDYKDIEGFPVSTVAGHKGRFVFGYVNDVPVVIMQGRVHFYEGYPMTDVVLPARLMGLLGAKVLFLTNACGGVNKEFKAGDFMLIRDHIASFVPSPLIGANLEELGPRFPDMSDVYSRELQQTIREAAGEEEIGLREGIYMQLSGPAYESPAEVQMCRILGADAVGMSTACEAVAANHMGMKVCGISCITNMACGITDQPLSHGEVQETADRVAPLFKRLITASITKIAGK